The Haloplanus natans DSM 17983 DNA segment CACGCGATACCGCAACTGGATCGAGGGGCTCCAGTGGGACTGGGCCATCTCCCGGCAGCGCTCCTCTGGCATCCCCTTCCCGGTCTGGTACTGCGCGGACTGTGACGAGGAGGTCGTCGCCGATCGCGACCGGTTGCCGGTCGATCCGCTCTCGGACGACCCGCCGGTCGACGCCTGTCCAGCCTGTGGCCACGACGGGTTCGTCCCCGAGGACGACGTCTTCGACACGTGGGCCACCTCCTCTTTGACGCCGCTGATCAACGCCGGCTGGGACTGGGACGCGGCGAGCGGGGAGATGGTCATCGAGCGGCCCGAACTCTACCCGATGGATATGCGGCCACAGGGCCACGACATCATCTCCTTTTGGCTGTTCCACACGGTCGTCAAGTGTTACGAGCACACGGGCGAGGTGCCGTTCGACAGCGTGATGATCAATGGGATGGTCCTCGACGAGAACCGGGTGAAGATGTCGAAGTCACTCGGCAACATCGTCTCGCCCGACGAGGTGTTAGAGCAGTACCCCGTCGACGCCGCGCGCTACTGGGCTGCCGGGAGCGCCGTCGGCGACGACCTGCCGTACAAGGAGAAGGGTCTTCGGGCCGGCGAGCGCCTGATGCGGAAGCTCTGGAACGCGTCGAAACTCGTCGACGACCTCACGCCCGCGGAACGGCTCTCGCGACCGGACCTGCGAGAGATCGACCGCTGGCTGCTCGCGGAACTCGACGACCGCATCGAGACGGTAACCGGCCACTTCGAGCGCCGCGAGTTCTCGAAGGCCCGCGACGAACTCCGCTCGTTTTTCTGGCATACCTTCTGTGACGACTACCTCGAAATCGCGAAACAGCGGCTTCGGGACGGTGACGACCGATCCGCGGCCTATACGCTCCAGACGGCCCACCGACGCTTCTGTACGCTGTTTGCCCCCATCCTCGCTCACGTCACCGAGGAACTCTGGCGGGACATGTACGGCGACGGGAGCGTCCACACGGCCGACTGGCCCCAGCCACTCGGGGTCGACGCGGACCTCTCGGCCGGCGAACTGGCGATGGATGTCGTCGCCGCGCTCCGGAAGTACAAGACCGACCACCAACTCTCGATGAACGCCGACGTGGACGCGGTGCGGGTGTACGGCGACGTCGACGCGTTCGCCGACGACATCCGTCGCGTGATGCACGTCGACGAACTCGAATCGGTCGACGAGACTCCGCCGGTCGAGTCCGTCGTGACCGGCGTCGACCTCGATTACTCGCTGGTCGGGCCCGAGTTCGGCAACCAGGTCGGCGACATCGAGGCCGCCATCGCACAGGGCGACTACGAAGTCGTCGACGACCGCCTCCACGCTGCCGGCGTCGAACTCGACGCCGAGATGTTTGAGATCGAGGAGGAACGGCAGTATACGGGCGAGGGCGAGATGATCGAAGCGGGCGACACGGTCGTCATCGTCCGGAACTGAGCCGCGGTCCGTCCCCGGGCAAATATGGTTATCCTTTCAGCGAACGCAGGTGTTTCGTAACACAACACCTCCTCGTTTCGTTCGACGACTCGGCGCTATCGGATCGGGTCTCGAGGTTCGCCTTCCCCGAGGGTCGCCTCACGGCGATGTACGTCATCGACGCTCGTTCGGACGAGACGGCGGGGCGGCCGGGTGGGGAGACACGACCGACCAGTACGAGCGCTGGGTCGACTCCCGGCGCGAGTTCGTGGACGCACAAACGGCCGCCAACGCGTCCGGGGGCCGTACTGGCACGGCCCACAACCCCACCGTGCGGTGCGACGAGTGGGGACCCTCTCTGTCGTGGGTACGGTCTGTGACCGTAGAACCCAACGATTTCCGTCGTGGGAGGATGTCAGGCTGGAGACGGTCGTCGCCTTCGGGAAGTTGACCGACGCCGTCCGGGAGTACTGTAGCCAGCACCCGGTCGATACGGTCATCGTCGTCAGCACGGACCGCGACGCGTTCGGTTCCTACGTCGTCGGCGACGACGTGACTCGAGTCGCCAACACCGCGCCGGTGCCGGTGGTCGTCGTCTAACTACAGATCGGCGCCGACCGCCTCTTCTACCGAGTCGAACCCGTCCCGTTCCAACAGGTCGAGGAGACCACGGTTGATGTCGCGCGCGAGGCCGGGTCCCTCGTACACGAGTCCGGTGTACAACTGGACGATGCTCGCACCCGCGCGAATCTTGCGGTAGGCGCCTTCGGCGTCCGTGATCCCCCCGACGCCGACCACGGGTACGTCGGTGCGCTCGGCGATGAACTCGACCGTTCCCGTGGCGCGTTCCTCGATGGGTTTGCCGGAGAGGCCGCCGCGCTCGGCCCTGTTCGGGTTTTGCAGGCCGGGCGGTCGCTCGACGGTCGTGTTGGTCGCGACGACGCCCGCGAGATCCAAGTCGTCGACGACGGCCAAGGCCTCCTCGATGGCGGGCGTGGCGAGATCCGGGGAGAGTTTGACCAGGAGGGGGTCGGCGCCGGCGTCGACGAGGCCGCCGAGGATGCGCTCGAGTGACTCGCGGTTCTGGAGTTCGCGCAGACCGGGCGTGTTCGGACTGGAGACGTTCACGACGAAGTAATCCCCCGCGTCGGCCACGCGCTCGTAGGTGTATCGGTAGTCGTCGACGGCTTCGTCGAGCGGCGTCGATTTGGACTTCCCGATATTGATCCCGACGGGGTCGTCCGGCAGGTCCGCGTCGTCCAAACGGGCACCGATGCGGTCGGCGCCCTCGTTGTTGAAGCCCATCCGGTTGACGAGCGCGCCGTCCTCCGGGAGGCGAAAGAGACGTGGCCTGGGGTTGCCCGGCTGTCGTTCGGCGGTGACGCCGCCGACTTCGACGTGTGAGAAGCCAAGAGCGGTGAGGATGGCGGGGAGTTCGGCGTTCTTGTCGAAGCCGGCGGCGACCCCGACCGGCGTGTCGAACTCGAGGCCGAACGCCGCGGTTCGCAGTCGGTCGTCGTCGACGGTGTAGCGGTCGCGGAGTACGTCCTCGACGACGGTGTGTTGAACGCTTCGGAGGAGTCGGTGGGTCACCCGATGGGCCGTCTCGGGGGGGAGCGCGAACAGCGCCGGTTTCACCAGATCGTACCCGTTCATGCGGGTCGCCCCGTCCGTTGGCGGCGCGCCGGCGTGCCCCCGTTGTTGCGGACGATCATCGAACTCAGAAGTCGTGTTCGACGTCGTCCGGGTCGGCCTTCTGGATGATGATCTTGCCGTCGCGTACGCGGACGAACACCTCGTCGCCGATATCCATGCCGGCCACGGCGAGTTCGTCTTCGTGCAGGTTGACGTGGACGTTGTGATATTCGCCGTTCTCGTCCTTCGCACCGCTTGGACTGAGCTTCTTTTTCCGGACCATCGGGGGTGTCTAGCCCCCTTTCGCCCTAGGACACACATAAGGCTGTCTACTGTCGCACGTGTTCGCCGTGTCGACACCGCTCTCCGAGCGGCGTCGCATCTCGGTGCCGCCGTGCGTTTATATACGAATCTCCGCCAGAGGCCTCATTTTGCCGATATATTTATGTTGTGCCATGTGTTCGATCCCCATAGAGGTCTCAAATCATGGTACGAGAGGACGGTAAGCGGAACTTCGTGATGCGCGAGGACGGCAAAGAGGATAGCGTGTTCTCGGGGAACATGCCT contains these protein-coding regions:
- a CDS encoding valine--tRNA ligase; protein product: MPSGEYDPETVERQWQERWVEEDLYAYGDGAVDPDTVFSIDSPPPTVSGSLHWGHVYGFTLQDFVARYNRMQGEDVFFPFGYDDNGIASERLTEDELGVRHQDYGRREFQEKCREVCAQYEAEFTEKMQNLGISIDWSETYQTISPEVQRTSQLSFVDLYEQGREYRQRAPAIWCPECETAISQVETEDDEQDSHFHDIAFDVVEDGADLPETFTISTTRPELLPACVSVFVHPDDEANEHLVGNHARIPLFGQEVPIIEDERVDMGTGSGVVMCCTFGDQTDIEWYQAHDLDLRIAIDESGTLTDVAGEYAGLDRDEAREAIVADLDEAGALLDRRAITHTVNVHERCGTSIEFLVTEQWYVKLLDKTEEYLEAGRQMEWYPEKMFTRYRNWIEGLQWDWAISRQRSSGIPFPVWYCADCDEEVVADRDRLPVDPLSDDPPVDACPACGHDGFVPEDDVFDTWATSSLTPLINAGWDWDAASGEMVIERPELYPMDMRPQGHDIISFWLFHTVVKCYEHTGEVPFDSVMINGMVLDENRVKMSKSLGNIVSPDEVLEQYPVDAARYWAAGSAVGDDLPYKEKGLRAGERLMRKLWNASKLVDDLTPAERLSRPDLREIDRWLLAELDDRIETVTGHFERREFSKARDELRSFFWHTFCDDYLEIAKQRLRDGDDRSAAYTLQTAHRRFCTLFAPILAHVTEELWRDMYGDGSVHTADWPQPLGVDADLSAGELAMDVVAALRKYKTDHQLSMNADVDAVRVYGDVDAFADDIRRVMHVDELESVDETPPVESVVTGVDLDYSLVGPEFGNQVGDIEAAIAQGDYEVVDDRLHAAGVELDAEMFEIEEERQYTGEGEMIEAGDTVVIVRN
- a CDS encoding universal stress protein; translation: MGTVCDRRTQRFPSWEDVRLETVVAFGKLTDAVREYCSQHPVDTVIVVSTDRDAFGSYVVGDDVTRVANTAPVPVVVV
- a CDS encoding quinone-dependent dihydroorotate dehydrogenase; the protein is MNGYDLVKPALFALPPETAHRVTHRLLRSVQHTVVEDVLRDRYTVDDDRLRTAAFGLEFDTPVGVAAGFDKNAELPAILTALGFSHVEVGGVTAERQPGNPRPRLFRLPEDGALVNRMGFNNEGADRIGARLDDADLPDDPVGINIGKSKSTPLDEAVDDYRYTYERVADAGDYFVVNVSSPNTPGLRELQNRESLERILGGLVDAGADPLLVKLSPDLATPAIEEALAVVDDLDLAGVVATNTTVERPPGLQNPNRAERGGLSGKPIEERATGTVEFIAERTDVPVVGVGGITDAEGAYRKIRAGASIVQLYTGLVYEGPGLARDINRGLLDLLERDGFDSVEEAVGADL